One part of the Streptomyces sp. NBC_00286 genome encodes these proteins:
- a CDS encoding alpha/beta hydrolase, whose amino-acid sequence MITIRAATYRTAAAALVLAGLTACTAAGPEATGTSPEATVAEREASTGKSAASAVPGLGRFYDQHLAWGKCAHDPDDTTGQDLDKAGAECANLTVPLDYAVPQGRTIPVAMSRLQATDTRRRIGSILINNGGPGVPALASPPDVRAAMGEVGARYDIIGFDPRFVGRSTPLDCGWPIGNALFSAGLSRASFDRQVELQKSLADKCRATNASVLPHINTRNTARDMDVIRGALDERRISYLGYSYGTYLGTVYTQMFPGRFDRMVLDGSVAPSSYTPQLLKGLEPENEQALSAWATWAAQRRGTYSLGRTRVEVLATIDRVMSAAARKPLTVGTAPDLFRIDDTQVPLLLFMGLSDDTDSARDALAGQLSVLAKAADGQPAPLTPEFAAVLRVFLTDEDTNLGTVQTALACADGTASRNIEQYWRDIEASRRTHPLFGPLANNIVPCAFWKTPPEKPIRVRDDAAMLIVAATGDPRTTYKSSSELHRLLPSSKLLTLKGANRHGLYGQYGNACIDHEVNQYLTSGELPARDETCETQGT is encoded by the coding sequence ATGATCACAATACGTGCGGCGACGTACCGTACCGCAGCAGCGGCTCTGGTTTTGGCGGGCCTCACGGCCTGCACCGCCGCCGGCCCAGAAGCCACCGGCACCAGCCCAGAAGCCACCGTTGCAGAACGCGAGGCTTCTACGGGCAAGAGCGCAGCCAGTGCCGTACCCGGGCTCGGCCGTTTCTATGATCAGCACCTTGCTTGGGGGAAGTGCGCACACGACCCCGACGACACCACCGGCCAGGACTTGGACAAAGCCGGCGCAGAGTGCGCGAACCTGACCGTGCCGCTTGACTACGCAGTCCCTCAAGGCCGAACGATCCCCGTGGCGATGTCGCGCCTTCAGGCCACCGACACCCGTCGTCGTATCGGCTCGATTCTGATCAACAACGGTGGCCCTGGAGTTCCTGCCCTGGCGTCCCCGCCGGACGTCCGAGCGGCGATGGGAGAAGTCGGGGCCCGCTACGACATCATCGGATTCGATCCGCGCTTTGTCGGACGCAGCACCCCGCTGGACTGTGGCTGGCCGATCGGCAACGCTCTTTTCTCGGCCGGCCTCAGCCGGGCCAGTTTCGATCGTCAGGTTGAGCTGCAAAAGAGCCTGGCCGACAAGTGCCGGGCCACCAACGCATCGGTGCTGCCGCACATCAACACACGTAACACGGCTCGCGACATGGACGTCATCCGGGGCGCGCTCGATGAACGGAGGATCTCCTACCTGGGCTACTCGTACGGCACCTACCTGGGCACGGTCTACACCCAGATGTTCCCCGGCCGCTTCGACCGCATGGTGCTCGACGGGTCCGTCGCCCCCAGCAGCTACACCCCTCAACTGCTGAAGGGTCTGGAACCGGAGAACGAGCAGGCCCTGTCCGCCTGGGCGACCTGGGCCGCGCAACGCCGCGGCACCTACTCCCTCGGCCGCACCCGCGTCGAGGTGCTGGCCACCATCGACCGTGTCATGTCGGCGGCCGCACGCAAGCCGCTGACCGTCGGGACCGCTCCCGATCTCTTCCGAATCGACGACACCCAGGTGCCGCTGCTGCTCTTCATGGGACTCTCGGACGACACGGACTCGGCCCGTGACGCCCTCGCCGGGCAGCTCTCCGTCCTCGCGAAAGCCGCGGACGGGCAACCGGCCCCGTTGACACCAGAGTTCGCTGCGGTTCTCCGGGTCTTCCTGACCGACGAGGACACCAACCTCGGCACCGTACAGACCGCTCTCGCCTGCGCGGACGGCACGGCTTCGCGCAATATCGAGCAGTACTGGCGGGACATCGAAGCCAGCCGCCGCACGCATCCCTTGTTCGGGCCCCTCGCCAACAACATCGTCCCGTGCGCCTTCTGGAAAACCCCGCCGGAGAAACCCATCCGAGTGCGTGACGACGCCGCCATGCTGATCGTGGCCGCAACCGGCGATCCGCGGACCACTTACAAGAGCAGCTCTGAACTCCACCGGCTGCTGCCGAGTTCCAAGCTACTCACCCTGAAAGGTGCCAACCGGCACGGCCTCTACGGGCAGTACGGCAATGCGTGCATCGACCACGAGGTCAACCAGTACTTGACCAGCGGGGAACTCCCGGCACGCGATGAGACATGCGAAACGCAGGGCACTTGA
- a CDS encoding family 78 glycoside hydrolase catalytic domain: MGQFWNRRLFLKGTTAGVGGGFTAFSSGPAAAGTPAGGPEGDRTGALRVERTTVEYAERLLGTDVEHPHLSWELSAPGHGAQQSAYQVQVALDPRELTDGTGAAAKPVWDSGKVASDRSVGVPYEGPAQRPRTRYHWRVRVWDGAGRPSRWSEVRWWETTLLAADWQAAGARWIGAEPPPQPPSLSGASWIWSPDATSSDAPVGPRWFRAVLRLPDGTRVRRATVVATADDDFTLHLDGRQVLQAPEQQDGWRTGHAVDVTEFTEEVRGAGRPVVLAARATNRPGASVNPGGLLVRLVVETEDGDGPYELVTGPGWRVSATEPQEGWQRPEFDDAAWDRAAVLAPYGQGPWGSGVSVAAPEQPAPLLRRAFTVRQRISRARLYISGLAYYEAEINGRRVGRQVLDPGFTDYDETVLYAVHDVTGLIGRGENAIGVTLGRGFFGMTTPNVWNWHRPPWHGEPRLLAQLEIDHPDGSRTTVASDGGWRITEGPTLSNSLYAGETYDARRAPHGWTRPGFDDSGWRAAGVQQAPRGALRAQPHDPIEIVETVRPTEITELRSGVYVVDMGRTMAGWTRLTVRGAEAGTVVRLVHGEKLKADGSVHAETGHVPGRFQTDEYICAGGAREVWEPKFSYKGFRYVEIHGLPARPTPEQVLGRLVHTRVEEVSSFGCSEPFYEWLDGAMRRTLLNNLHGIPTDTPMYEKNGWTGDAQVGAPVMAYAFGVHRFLSKWLGDLADSQNGEGQLPVIVPSGGWGYQELAPSPEWTTVYPFVVRELYRVYGDERAAREHWATLTRYLDWELARLRDGLAVTALGDWVAPGYEIPPEDTRLTATAYLHRALLNTAELGELLGDGEAVKRYREAAEKLKTAFNQAFLSPEGHYRTAKDPGYRQTSNAIPLAFGLVPPGARASVLDSLVADIEARGNHLNTGCLGTSVLLKVLCAHGRPDVAHAVATQRTYPSWGYWHAAGADTMWEMWPLDSRSRDHYFLGTVAQWLYENVAGLRPGDAGYRTFSVRPDARTGVDWARTSIRTVRGEAAVSWSRLDRELRLSVRVPVGSTAEVHVSGEARDRVAAPEGAEFLRSDPAFVVFRVGHGEWTFTGPA, from the coding sequence ATGGGCCAGTTCTGGAACCGGAGACTCTTCCTGAAAGGCACGACGGCGGGCGTGGGCGGCGGGTTCACCGCGTTCTCCTCCGGCCCGGCGGCGGCCGGCACGCCGGCGGGGGGTCCGGAGGGCGACCGCACCGGAGCGCTCCGCGTCGAGCGCACCACCGTCGAGTACGCCGAGCGGCTCCTCGGTACCGACGTCGAACACCCCCATCTCAGCTGGGAGTTGTCCGCTCCGGGGCACGGCGCCCAGCAGAGCGCGTACCAGGTCCAGGTGGCCCTCGACCCAAGGGAGCTGACGGATGGCACCGGGGCGGCGGCCAAGCCGGTCTGGGACTCGGGGAAGGTGGCGTCCGACCGCAGCGTGGGCGTCCCCTACGAAGGGCCTGCGCAGCGACCCCGTACCCGCTACCACTGGCGGGTACGGGTCTGGGACGGCGCCGGGCGGCCGTCACGCTGGAGCGAGGTCCGCTGGTGGGAGACAACGTTGTTGGCAGCCGACTGGCAGGCCGCAGGTGCCCGCTGGATCGGCGCCGAGCCGCCCCCGCAGCCGCCCTCCCTCTCCGGTGCCTCGTGGATCTGGTCTCCGGACGCCACGTCCTCCGACGCCCCTGTGGGGCCGCGCTGGTTCCGGGCGGTGCTGCGTCTGCCGGACGGTACGCGGGTGCGGCGGGCCACCGTGGTCGCCACCGCCGACGACGACTTCACTCTCCATCTGGACGGCCGGCAGGTGCTGCAGGCGCCGGAGCAGCAGGATGGCTGGCGCACCGGCCACGCGGTCGATGTCACCGAGTTCACGGAGGAGGTCCGCGGCGCCGGCCGCCCGGTGGTGCTCGCCGCCCGTGCCACCAACCGTCCCGGCGCCTCCGTGAACCCCGGCGGCCTGCTGGTCCGGCTGGTCGTCGAGACGGAGGACGGTGACGGACCGTATGAACTGGTCACCGGCCCCGGCTGGCGTGTTTCCGCCACTGAGCCCCAAGAAGGCTGGCAGCGCCCGGAGTTCGACGACGCGGCCTGGGATCGGGCCGCCGTTCTCGCCCCCTACGGGCAGGGGCCCTGGGGCAGCGGGGTGAGCGTCGCCGCGCCGGAGCAGCCCGCGCCGCTGCTGCGCCGCGCCTTCACCGTGCGGCAGCGGATCTCCCGCGCTCGCCTCTACATCAGCGGACTCGCCTACTACGAGGCCGAGATCAATGGGCGCAGGGTCGGCCGGCAGGTGCTCGACCCTGGCTTCACGGACTATGACGAGACCGTGTTGTACGCCGTCCACGACGTCACCGGGCTGATCGGGCGCGGCGAGAACGCCATCGGTGTCACCCTCGGCCGCGGCTTCTTCGGCATGACCACGCCCAACGTCTGGAACTGGCACCGCCCGCCGTGGCACGGCGAGCCCCGGCTGCTGGCCCAGCTGGAGATCGACCACCCGGACGGCTCCCGCACCACCGTCGCCTCGGACGGCGGGTGGCGGATCACCGAGGGGCCGACCCTGTCCAATTCCCTCTACGCGGGCGAGACGTACGACGCACGCCGGGCCCCGCACGGCTGGACCCGTCCCGGCTTCGACGACAGCGGCTGGCGGGCGGCGGGTGTGCAGCAGGCCCCCCGGGGCGCGCTCAGGGCGCAGCCGCACGACCCGATCGAGATCGTCGAGACGGTACGGCCGACGGAGATCACTGAGCTCCGCTCCGGGGTGTACGTGGTGGACATGGGCCGCACCATGGCGGGCTGGACCCGCCTCACCGTCCGCGGCGCCGAGGCGGGCACCGTCGTCCGCCTCGTGCACGGCGAGAAGCTGAAGGCCGACGGAAGTGTGCACGCCGAGACCGGCCACGTCCCGGGCCGCTTCCAGACCGACGAATACATCTGCGCGGGCGGCGCGCGTGAGGTCTGGGAGCCGAAGTTCTCGTACAAGGGCTTCCGTTACGTGGAGATCCACGGCCTGCCCGCGCGGCCCACCCCGGAGCAGGTGCTGGGGCGGCTGGTGCACACCCGTGTCGAGGAGGTCAGCTCCTTCGGCTGCTCGGAGCCGTTCTACGAGTGGCTGGACGGTGCCATGCGCCGCACGCTCCTCAACAACCTGCACGGCATCCCGACCGACACCCCCATGTACGAGAAGAACGGCTGGACCGGCGACGCCCAGGTCGGCGCGCCGGTGATGGCGTACGCCTTCGGGGTGCACCGCTTCCTGTCCAAGTGGCTGGGCGATCTGGCGGACAGCCAGAACGGCGAGGGGCAGCTGCCGGTGATCGTGCCGAGCGGCGGCTGGGGGTACCAGGAGCTGGCCCCCTCCCCCGAGTGGACGACCGTCTACCCGTTCGTCGTCCGTGAGTTGTACCGGGTGTACGGGGACGAGCGCGCCGCCCGCGAGCACTGGGCGACGCTGACCCGGTACCTGGACTGGGAGCTGGCCCGGTTGCGGGACGGGCTGGCGGTCACGGCGCTCGGCGACTGGGTGGCGCCCGGCTACGAGATTCCCCCGGAGGACACCCGGCTGACCGCGACCGCGTACCTCCACCGGGCGCTGCTGAACACCGCCGAACTGGGCGAACTGCTGGGTGACGGCGAGGCCGTGAAGCGGTACCGGGAGGCGGCCGAGAAGCTGAAGACCGCGTTCAACCAGGCGTTCCTGAGTCCGGAGGGCCACTACCGTACGGCAAAGGATCCCGGCTACCGGCAGACGTCCAACGCGATTCCGCTGGCCTTCGGCCTGGTGCCGCCCGGCGCCCGCGCCTCCGTGCTGGACAGCCTGGTGGCGGACATCGAGGCGCGCGGCAACCATCTGAACACCGGCTGTCTGGGCACGAGTGTGCTGCTGAAGGTGTTGTGTGCCCACGGCCGTCCGGACGTGGCCCACGCCGTCGCGACGCAGCGGACCTATCCGAGCTGGGGGTACTGGCACGCAGCCGGCGCCGACACCATGTGGGAGATGTGGCCGCTGGACTCCCGCTCCCGCGACCACTACTTCCTGGGCACGGTCGCGCAGTGGCTGTACGAGAACGTGGCCGGGCTGCGCCCCGGGGACGCCGGCTACCGCACCTTCTCGGTGCGCCCCGACGCCCGTACGGGAGTGGACTGGGCCCGTACGTCGATCCGTACGGTGCGCGGCGAGGCGGCCGTGTCCT